TTGTCAAATCCATGTAGCACTGCATTCTGGGATTGATATGGGCAAGCAATAGCCGCTTCGTGTCCTAAAGTCCTAAAGAAAACTGAACCATGAAAATCAGGAGATAAGTAATATTCAGGATAGACTTCTTTGAGGCGCTCCACTACTTCATTTTTAACATCTGCAATAGGCTGAAGTTCCACGGTTGCAGTCGTATCAAGGCACCACACAGGCTTGTCTGAGTCTGTTTCAACTCTTTTAGAGATATTGGTCGTTTCAATCTTTGCGTCAGAAAGAACTTCAAAATACTTGGTGCGGTCTATTACAACATTCTCTTTAGGAACAACGCAGCCGGAAACAAGTTCTGCCCGTTTTTTTTGTTTGACTGTAAAAACTCCGGCGACAGCAAGCATAAGCAATGCCGCTATTGAAATTTTTAACATTTTTCTTAAGAGCAGCTTGTTTTTTATTTTTTTTATCTCCCTGCCGGAGTTTTCAACTCCGTTCTTATAATCGTGCAGATACTGCATAAAATCAGAATCTGCTCCAAATACATCAAAGCCCTGGTTTACAATCAGACGGCACTTGTTGTTCCACACTGTCAGCCAAAAGACTTTGTCTTTTAATGCGGCATAATCTTTGTCTCTCTGGCTGGATGCATAATTTAAAAATCCGC
This genomic stretch from uncultured Treponema sp. harbors:
- a CDS encoding zinc-ribbon domain-containing protein, which gives rise to MSEEFTERKQIFAGAIRKCPNCGAQIATDTAKCPSCGFVIEKENASSTMEEFAKKFVSLKTDAEKKDFVETYPIPNNKNDIRGFLNYASSQRDKDYAALKDKVFWLTVWNNKCRLIVNQGFDVFGADSDFMQYLHDYKNGVENSGREIKKIKNKLLLRKMLKISIAALLMLAVAGVFTVKQKKRAELVSGCVVPKENVVIDRTKYFEVLSDAKIETTNISKRVETDSDKPVWCLDTTATVELQPIADVKNEVVERLKEVYPEYYLSPDFHGSVFFRTLGHEAAIACPYQSQNAVLHGFDNVHQVSERLMNSDENDINKPIKLEIRLTQIAGSRKDCENLAIKLHERGKFSFKMTSFIDAYYEQWLDEKRGW